In Vagococcus hydrophili, one DNA window encodes the following:
- a CDS encoding bacterial Ig-like domain-containing protein yields MKTRKIMVCLSVATLFISPGVAMAEGLVKEPVKKTEQSEENSLNTVETNSTEEVITNPNVKVDPVVPETTVNEVSPISPVTNESINLPSKENITQMMKEEKGTYGTSAWKLDKNGVLHIYSGELPETMSASPWITLRSNINKVSLEGSISVSENSKQAFLELFQGLRVDKLDRLKVKNDLPVPTTALTDDSNGQINQAKKSKKNHSNKAQKVTADVSSKKEGKNKVASKVPHLSNREASAEIVANSREQEEVTVSAPRAVEGIEVQETTTVIKQGEEWDPRANIISAYYPKDPIDPIDPSNPTETELEDVTSKVLITDQNGKEITKTKWEEPGDFVITYSYKDIKEEVVLTVRARTVDINVLTKAPIKPGNEWTPGDNLGDCPNEDGENVSDQVRVKEVFYEDDIYVDTVNTSVPGVYTVVYEYSDEYITVEKSTKVTVDFYEVKLSSISTPEKEPLKFGSEWDPADNFGDGTDKMGKDIDFYEDGVTYTISYNQKKVDTVDTTKPGVYNVTYAHQGKKSPVAKVIVDVRRVELVVVDSQIGMGEDWDPIDNIVSCTDKEGVYVNPKNVKSTGTVDTTKPGVYPVKYTYDGVSQTAKVTVTEQLDGNWGTSTWYVRDKVLHIGAKGKHQAFPNATGTSPWAVHNKRISKVVFDGQVAANESLKGLFSGLDNVVSIEGLEYLDTTNTTDMSSMFNGCRSLTTLNNFSYLYTGKVTNMNSMFNGTSSLKEIDLSNFHTEEVTDMGSMFSGNTNLASLDLSEFDTSKVNRSVGMFSNTNLATVDFGKSFKVKEDPKLGKPARQQGGIDYWISATAPKAGANEPIYTVKEMNSGLIAGTKKDKFQGALEPVINAHDIELYSGEKWDKKDNFDNATDYRGNKLALTSLKFEGKVDTKVPGEYPISYSYGDAQKEAAVTKEVTVTVKENQAALVVMDSDLIVGDAWKAEDNINLEKSVDKEGNALQTMDNVKVEGTVNTNKAGTYTIKYSHPDLVKTETVKVVVKADQTAINIHNSDLYVGSKWKAEDNFDSAVDRKGNKVPFEEVEVKGDDKVDTNKVGEYKVSYTYEDKTDVAVIKVKEKENKTALHVHDSTLIIGEANPWKPIDNFDGCSDKDGNRVSFDDVTVIGKVNVKEADVYEVTYSYGDVSEIVRVTVKEKEYPIEINVHDSTVFVGSNWEAEQNFDSCYDLHGVEVEYDQMRVNSKVDIETPGVYKVKYSYGGTSKEASVTVAERIDKSEINVHDSKINIGDDWYPKQNFDSAIDKDGKKVSFDKMTVEGTVDTEKKGTYEVKYSYENETNAAYISVGAKDPVTDPKDPDKDPDKDPNKDPNKDPKKDEDKDPKDNKKPDDTSNSNAKNNNGNTNNPNGNNGTTNPGTGGAADQNQTPLEKLASGLPQTGELKNYSFGILGGLISSVTGYLFYKKRK; encoded by the coding sequence ATGAAGACAAGAAAAATAATGGTTTGTCTGAGTGTTGCGACGTTATTTATTTCCCCAGGGGTTGCCATGGCGGAAGGGTTGGTTAAAGAACCAGTTAAAAAAACAGAACAATCTGAAGAGAATAGTTTAAATACAGTAGAAACAAACAGTACAGAAGAGGTCATCACTAATCCAAATGTAAAAGTAGATCCAGTTGTACCAGAAACAACAGTGAATGAAGTCTCACCAATTTCACCCGTGACAAATGAATCAATCAATCTACCATCAAAAGAAAATATCACTCAAATGATGAAAGAAGAAAAAGGAACTTATGGAACGAGTGCTTGGAAGTTAGATAAAAATGGGGTTCTACATATTTACTCAGGTGAATTACCGGAAACAATGAGTGCAAGTCCATGGATTACTTTACGCTCAAATATTAACAAAGTTAGTTTAGAAGGTTCTATTTCTGTATCAGAAAATTCAAAGCAAGCTTTTTTAGAGTTGTTTCAAGGGTTGCGTGTGGATAAGTTAGACCGATTAAAAGTGAAAAATGATTTACCAGTGCCAACAACTGCGTTAACGGATGACTCCAATGGACAAATCAATCAAGCTAAGAAATCAAAAAAGAATCATTCAAATAAAGCGCAAAAAGTAACAGCAGATGTTAGTTCAAAAAAAGAAGGAAAAAATAAAGTAGCTTCTAAAGTACCTCATTTATCAAACAGAGAAGCATCAGCTGAAATAGTAGCTAATAGTAGAGAACAGGAAGAAGTCACAGTTTCAGCACCAAGAGCAGTCGAAGGTATTGAAGTTCAAGAAACCACGACAGTTATTAAACAAGGTGAAGAATGGGATCCAAGAGCTAATATTATTTCAGCATATTACCCAAAAGACCCAATAGACCCAATAGACCCAAGTAATCCAACTGAAACTGAATTGGAAGATGTAACTTCTAAAGTTTTAATTACCGATCAAAACGGAAAAGAAATAACTAAAACAAAGTGGGAAGAACCAGGAGATTTTGTAATAACTTATTCTTATAAAGATATAAAAGAAGAGGTAGTATTAACTGTCCGTGCTCGTACAGTGGATATAAATGTATTAACGAAAGCACCAATTAAACCAGGAAATGAATGGACACCGGGTGATAATCTTGGAGATTGTCCTAACGAAGATGGTGAAAATGTTTCAGATCAAGTTAGAGTTAAAGAAGTATTTTATGAAGATGATATCTATGTAGATACTGTAAATACAAGTGTGCCAGGAGTTTATACCGTTGTGTATGAGTATTCTGATGAATACATAACTGTCGAAAAAAGTACAAAAGTAACAGTTGATTTTTATGAAGTAAAATTAAGTTCAATTTCAACCCCAGAGAAGGAACCTTTAAAATTCGGTAGTGAGTGGGATCCCGCTGATAACTTTGGCGATGGAACAGATAAAATGGGGAAAGACATTGATTTTTATGAAGATGGCGTAACTTATACGATTTCTTACAATCAAAAGAAAGTGGATACTGTTGATACAACAAAACCGGGTGTTTATAACGTTACTTATGCTCATCAAGGGAAAAAATCACCTGTTGCTAAAGTGATTGTTGATGTTCGTCGTGTGGAGCTAGTTGTTGTCGATTCTCAAATTGGTATGGGTGAAGACTGGGATCCGATTGATAATATTGTTTCTTGTACAGATAAAGAAGGCGTTTACGTTAATCCAAAAAATGTTAAATCCACAGGAACTGTTGATACGACCAAACCAGGAGTTTATCCGGTTAAATATACATATGATGGTGTGAGTCAAACAGCTAAAGTAACAGTTACAGAGCAGTTAGATGGTAATTGGGGAACTAGTACATGGTATGTTCGTGATAAGGTATTACATATTGGAGCAAAAGGTAAACATCAAGCCTTTCCAAATGCCACAGGAACAAGTCCTTGGGCGGTTCATAATAAACGAATTAGTAAGGTTGTCTTTGATGGGCAAGTAGCTGCTAATGAAAGTTTGAAAGGTTTATTCAGTGGATTAGATAATGTTGTTTCTATTGAAGGCTTGGAGTATTTAGATACAACCAACACAACGGATATGAGTTCAATGTTTAATGGCTGTCGTAGTTTAACAACTCTTAATAATTTTTCATACCTTTACACTGGTAAAGTTACGAATATGAACTCAATGTTTAATGGAACAAGTAGTTTAAAAGAAATTGATTTATCAAATTTCCATACAGAAGAAGTAACGGATATGGGTTCAATGTTTAGTGGAAATACTAACCTAGCATCACTTGATTTATCAGAGTTTGATACAAGTAAAGTGAATCGTAGTGTAGGAATGTTTTCTAACACCAACTTAGCAACAGTTGATTTTGGAAAAAGCTTCAAAGTTAAAGAAGATCCTAAACTAGGTAAACCAGCAAGACAACAAGGTGGCATTGATTATTGGATTTCAGCAACAGCACCTAAAGCTGGGGCAAATGAGCCAATTTACACAGTAAAAGAGATGAATAGTGGTTTAATTGCTGGAACGAAAAAAGATAAGTTCCAAGGAGCTTTAGAACCTGTAATTAATGCTCATGATATCGAACTTTATTCTGGAGAAAAATGGGATAAAAAGGATAATTTTGATAATGCGACAGATTATCGCGGTAATAAATTAGCTTTAACTAGTTTGAAATTTGAAGGTAAAGTAGATACTAAAGTACCGGGAGAATATCCTATTAGTTACTCATATGGTGATGCTCAAAAAGAGGCAGCTGTGACTAAAGAAGTGACAGTAACGGTTAAAGAAAACCAAGCAGCCTTAGTTGTGATGGATTCTGATTTGATTGTTGGAGATGCGTGGAAAGCAGAAGATAACATCAATCTTGAAAAGAGTGTGGATAAAGAAGGAAATGCTCTTCAAACCATGGACAATGTAAAGGTTGAAGGAACGGTTAACACGAATAAAGCTGGAACGTATACGATTAAATATAGTCACCCAGATTTAGTGAAAACTGAAACTGTAAAAGTTGTTGTTAAGGCAGATCAAACAGCTATTAACATTCATAATTCTGACTTATATGTAGGCTCTAAGTGGAAAGCAGAAGATAATTTTGATAGCGCTGTGGATCGAAAAGGTAATAAAGTACCTTTTGAAGAAGTAGAAGTTAAAGGCGATGACAAAGTAGATACAAATAAAGTTGGCGAATATAAAGTCAGCTATACATATGAAGATAAAACAGATGTCGCTGTCATCAAAGTAAAAGAAAAAGAAAATAAAACAGCCCTTCATGTGCATGATTCAACTTTAATTATTGGAGAAGCTAATCCTTGGAAACCGATTGATAATTTTGACGGTTGTTCTGATAAAGATGGTAACCGAGTGAGCTTTGATGATGTGACTGTTATTGGAAAAGTGAATGTAAAAGAAGCTGACGTTTATGAAGTGACGTATAGTTACGGTGATGTGAGTGAAATTGTTCGTGTTACAGTGAAAGAAAAAGAATACCCAATTGAAATTAATGTGCATGATTCTACCGTTTTTGTGGGAAGTAATTGGGAAGCAGAACAAAACTTTGATAGCTGTTACGATCTCCATGGAGTAGAAGTCGAGTACGATCAAATGAGAGTTAATAGTAAAGTTGATATCGAAACTCCAGGCGTCTATAAAGTGAAATATTCTTATGGAGGTACTTCAAAAGAAGCATCCGTAACAGTAGCTGAACGGATTGATAAATCAGAAATTAATGTCCATGATTCTAAGATAAATATCGGGGATGATTGGTATCCTAAACAAAACTTCGACAGTGCTATTGATAAAGATGGTAAAAAAGTAAGCTTTGATAAAATGACTGTGGAAGGTACTGTGGATACTGAGAAAAAAGGTACTTATGAAGTGAAGTATAGTTATGAAAATGAGACGAATGCAGCTTATATAAGTGTAGGTGCCAAAGATCCGGTGACAGATCCAAAAGACCCAGATAAAGACCCAGATAAAGACCCGAATAAAGATCCAAATAAGGATCCAAAAAAGGATGAAGACAAAGATCCGAAAGACAATAAGAAGCCGGATGATACTAGTAATTCTAATGCAAAAAATAATAATGGAAATACTAACAATCCGAATGGAAATAACGGAACTACTAATCCAGGAACAGGTGGAGCTGCAGATCAAAATCAAACACCTCTTGAAAAATTAGCTTCTGGATTACCACAAACAGGTGAATTGAAAAACTATTCATTTGGTATTTTAGGTGGATTAATTTCAAGTGTGACAGGCTATCTGTTCTATAAAAAAAGAAAATAA
- a CDS encoding YycH family regulatory protein, with amino-acid sequence MNQLIERVIKTSLIMMILLSLFLSWKIWTKPANRSVSEKENNSELVQMKKMSEVYVPTKLFYHKSKNEFLTSSKENTLLDIHNKLIKFEMKNSKIMDEKSIKEMLFSDNSFNLLYPNELPLSVYKDIYRLEFDVAKEYEDFRFNRLIYSFDKEELFLVNAKLTTGIKFSTKGDSNSIKELVENEKKNNYSPVKLSEENIAGIYYLTDDVKLKTYSYMVATQSFTTFSKAFFEQSNDLYSNDTENVNLSNGEGESLTIQSETGEVTYVGKLNSTSAGTNTLYQDTFQYVENLGNSLGTLRYFDDKEGNITYRNYVDGFPVFGSDIKGRLEIMVQNKRVLVRTNQEAIQIPIPSDETVTLMSTDKLMNKLVENGVDISLVEDAQIGYEWQTNQETKQAVDLVPTWYVKYKNVWYSDEKLIKDIVKGGAE; translated from the coding sequence ATGAATCAATTAATCGAACGCGTTATTAAGACAAGCTTAATTATGATGATTTTACTTAGTTTATTCCTATCGTGGAAAATATGGACCAAACCTGCCAATCGTTCAGTTTCTGAAAAAGAAAACAATTCAGAATTAGTTCAAATGAAAAAAATGTCAGAAGTCTATGTTCCGACTAAGCTTTTTTATCATAAGAGTAAAAACGAGTTTTTAACATCAAGTAAGGAAAATACCTTACTTGATATTCACAACAAGCTGATTAAGTTTGAAATGAAAAATAGTAAAATAATGGATGAAAAAAGTATTAAAGAGATGCTTTTTTCTGACAATAGTTTTAATTTACTGTATCCAAATGAATTACCCTTGTCTGTTTATAAAGACATTTACCGTTTAGAATTTGATGTGGCAAAAGAGTACGAAGATTTTAGATTCAATCGGTTGATTTATTCTTTTGACAAAGAAGAACTTTTTCTTGTGAATGCCAAATTAACGACAGGAATTAAATTTAGTACTAAAGGAGACAGTAATTCAATCAAAGAATTGGTTGAAAATGAGAAGAAAAATAATTACTCACCGGTTAAATTATCAGAAGAAAACATTGCTGGAATTTATTATTTAACAGATGATGTAAAACTTAAAACATATAGTTACATGGTGGCGACCCAGTCTTTCACGACTTTCTCAAAAGCCTTTTTCGAGCAGTCTAATGATCTGTATTCAAATGATACAGAAAATGTTAATTTATCTAATGGTGAGGGAGAATCTTTAACGATTCAATCTGAAACAGGTGAAGTGACGTATGTTGGAAAACTCAATTCAACGAGTGCTGGAACGAATACCTTGTATCAAGATACCTTCCAATATGTGGAAAACTTAGGAAACTCTCTTGGAACGCTACGTTACTTTGACGACAAAGAAGGCAATATTACGTATCGAAATTATGTGGACGGTTTTCCAGTGTTTGGTAGTGATATTAAGGGTCGTTTGGAGATCATGGTTCAAAATAAGCGTGTATTAGTCCGGACGAATCAAGAAGCAATTCAAATTCCAATCCCTTCTGATGAGACAGTGACATTAATGTCTACGGATAAATTAATGAATAAACTTGTTGAAAATGGGGTTGATATTTCATTGGTTGAGGATGCTCAAATTGGCTATGAATGGCAGACAAATCAAGAAACAAAACAAGCCGTTGATTTAGTTCCAACGTGGTATGTGAAATATAAAAATGTTTGGTATTCGGATGAAAAACTAATCAAGGATATCGTAAAAGGAGGCGCTGAATAA
- a CDS encoding MBL fold metallo-hydrolase, translating into MENNGFKVSVLASGSSGNSLYVETGQKRILVDAGLSGKKITGLLEQIGRKPDDLDAILVTHEHRDHIHGVGVLARKYKLDVYANEKTWQAMEPLIGDVSFEQKNIFNMGQVMTLGDIDIESFGVSHDAADPQFYQFHKDNKSFVVLTDTGYCSDRVRGIIKNADGYLMESNHDLAMLRMGKYPWSTKQRILSDKGHLSNEDGASVALDVIGDKTKRIYLGHLSKENNLKEIAHMTMTDTLIKNDVDTFKQVKVLDTDPEKACSLFAI; encoded by the coding sequence GTGGAAAATAATGGATTCAAGGTGAGTGTTCTTGCAAGTGGTAGTTCTGGAAATTCACTGTATGTTGAAACAGGACAAAAGCGAATACTTGTTGATGCAGGATTAAGTGGTAAAAAAATCACTGGATTACTGGAGCAAATTGGGAGAAAACCTGATGATTTAGATGCTATTCTAGTAACTCATGAACATCGCGATCATATCCACGGTGTGGGTGTGTTGGCTCGTAAATACAAGCTAGATGTGTATGCTAATGAAAAAACATGGCAAGCCATGGAACCTTTAATCGGTGATGTGAGCTTTGAGCAGAAAAATATTTTTAATATGGGCCAAGTCATGACATTAGGTGATATCGATATTGAAAGTTTTGGTGTGTCACATGATGCGGCAGATCCTCAATTCTATCAGTTTCATAAAGACAATAAATCATTTGTAGTCCTAACCGATACAGGTTATTGTAGTGACCGGGTGCGTGGCATTATTAAAAATGCAGACGGTTATTTGATGGAAAGTAATCATGATTTAGCCATGCTTCGAATGGGGAAATACCCCTGGAGTACGAAGCAACGTATTTTAAGTGATAAAGGGCATTTGTCTAATGAAGACGGAGCTTCTGTAGCGCTTGACGTGATTGGTGATAAAACAAAACGCATTTATCTAGGACATTTAAGTAAAGAGAATAATCTCAAAGAAATTGCTCATATGACAATGACAGATACCTTGATTAAAAATGATGTGGATACATTCAAACAAGTGAAAGTCTTGGATACAGATCCAGAAAAAGCATGTTCATTGTTTGCGATTTAG
- a CDS encoding FeoB-associated Cys-rich membrane protein produces the protein MGTYLLAGIIFLGVGMVIYKYGIKKEKSCDCSSVDCPVKKK, from the coding sequence ATGGGAACGTATCTATTAGCAGGTATCATTTTTTTAGGTGTCGGGATGGTTATTTATAAATATGGCATTAAGAAAGAAAAGTCATGTGACTGTTCTTCCGTTGATTGTCCAGTGAAAAAGAAATAG
- the yycF gene encoding response regulator YycF — MKKILVVDDEKPISDIVKFNLSKEGYEVFTAFDGEEAVEMVSEVEPDLILLDLMLPKKDGLEVCREVRKNYDTPIIMVTAKDSEIDKVLGLELGADDYVTKPFSNRELVARVKANLRRHGNTATKVEEENNNELNIGALTIHPDAYIVSKRGETIELTHREFELLHYLAKHIGQVMTREHLLQTVWGYDYFGDVRTVDVTVRRLREKIEDNPSHPTWLVTRRGVGYYLRNPEQD; from the coding sequence TTGAAAAAAATATTAGTAGTAGACGATGAAAAGCCAATTTCAGATATTGTTAAATTTAATTTAAGTAAAGAAGGTTACGAAGTTTTTACAGCCTTTGACGGAGAAGAAGCCGTTGAGATGGTAAGTGAGGTTGAGCCAGATTTAATCTTACTTGATTTAATGCTACCTAAAAAAGATGGTTTAGAAGTTTGTCGTGAGGTTCGTAAAAATTATGACACACCGATCATTATGGTAACTGCCAAAGATTCAGAAATAGATAAAGTCTTAGGTTTGGAGCTTGGTGCAGATGATTATGTGACGAAACCATTTTCTAATCGTGAATTAGTTGCCCGTGTGAAAGCGAACTTACGTCGTCATGGCAATACAGCGACAAAAGTGGAAGAAGAAAACAACAATGAGTTAAACATAGGAGCCTTAACGATTCATCCAGATGCTTATATTGTTTCTAAGCGCGGTGAGACGATTGAATTAACACATCGTGAATTTGAGTTATTACATTATTTGGCTAAACACATTGGTCAAGTGATGACACGTGAGCATTTACTTCAAACAGTTTGGGGTTATGATTATTTTGGAGATGTGCGAACAGTGGATGTGACAGTGAGACGTTTACGTGAAAAAATTGAAGACAATCCAAGTCATCCAACATGGTTAGTGACACGTCGTGGTGTGGGTTATTACTTACGAAACCCAGAACAAGATTAG
- a CDS encoding AbrB/MazE/SpoVT family DNA-binding domain-containing protein: MELVKLSRWGNSNAVRIPKNILNKLEINTDSSEVEFELELNSNNQIVLTQKEEDKNYLATLFKNYEVSESDKVELDWGEPKGVELF, translated from the coding sequence ATGGAATTAGTAAAATTAAGTAGATGGGGAAATAGTAACGCCGTCAGAATTCCAAAGAATATTTTAAATAAGTTAGAAATTAATACAGATTCTAGTGAAGTAGAATTTGAATTAGAATTAAATTCAAATAATCAAATAGTTTTAACTCAAAAGGAAGAGGATAAAAACTATCTAGCGACATTGTTTAAAAATTATGAAGTATCAGAATCTGATAAGGTAGAATTAGATTGGGGCGAACCTAAAGGTGTTGAATTATTTTAA
- a CDS encoding two-component system regulatory protein YycI, translating to MDFKRVEGIFLAVFLFLNMFLFYVYQEGKPKQDTNSSRSISENIEERLKSDEISLPHALSTKNRQAYYLSAEESELVVEAKETLKNQDWQVNNAKLFSQLLRRNDLDISDGDEVKKVKQFMAQKQNVIKGDDYVMNAHESSSNKKYVFSQVWEDIPFYDETSQVTVYLSKNDGNRLMIDSYDQTYLNNIEPLRDQQGIISEREAIISLYTNNSLQPGSKIKWIDLGYTRTFTIRGKNVYVPAWFVAVETNKNAVKVERVDAFSGSIISANVSER from the coding sequence ATGGATTTTAAGCGTGTTGAAGGCATATTTTTAGCGGTCTTCCTCTTTTTAAATATGTTTTTATTTTATGTGTATCAAGAAGGAAAACCTAAACAAGATACGAATTCTTCAAGAAGTATTTCAGAAAATATTGAAGAACGGTTGAAGTCTGACGAAATCAGTTTACCTCATGCGTTATCGACTAAAAATAGACAGGCGTATTATTTGTCTGCTGAGGAAAGCGAGCTTGTTGTTGAAGCTAAGGAGACTCTGAAGAATCAAGATTGGCAAGTAAATAATGCTAAATTATTTAGTCAATTACTTAGACGAAATGATTTGGATATTTCTGATGGGGATGAAGTTAAAAAAGTTAAGCAATTCATGGCTCAAAAGCAAAATGTCATTAAGGGCGATGACTACGTGATGAATGCTCATGAAAGTAGTTCCAACAAAAAGTACGTCTTTTCTCAAGTTTGGGAGGATATTCCTTTCTATGATGAAACGTCTCAGGTGACTGTCTACTTATCTAAAAATGATGGCAATCGTTTAATGATCGATAGTTATGATCAAACTTATTTGAATAATATCGAGCCGTTAAGGGACCAACAAGGAATTATTTCTGAAAGAGAAGCGATTATTAGTTTGTATACTAACAACAGTTTACAACCAGGCAGTAAAATTAAGTGGATTGATTTGGGCTATACTCGGACCTTTACGATTCGCGGGAAAAATGTTTATGTGCCAGCGTGGTTTGTTGCTGTAGAGACGAATAAAAATGCGGTGAAAGTTGAGCGAGTAGATGCTTTTTCTGGGTCAATTATTTCGGCGAATGTTTCTGAGAGATGA
- the walK gene encoding cell wall metabolism sensor histidine kinase WalK, producing MKQQKLRFFSSVHFKIALVFVLLLMISIQIIGAIFIRELESSTIQTFEENITSQVDSLATNLSNDLTKHQENPKENNLKRTLVEFAKSDILEARLVDDKGIVIATSDPNLQGDVGKKNDYESFNSFTQKKEERKDPVTGDRVYVNIQQVYSPTGNAVIGFLYVKSDIESKYRQVSDIALIFFYASMIALVFSLLIALLVARTITKPIGEMKQQAVRIANGDYSRQVEVYGKDELGQLGETFNELSARIEEAQETMDAERRRLDSVLSHMTDGVIGTDRRGNIILINETALTLLQVQMQDVLGESILSLLDIEDDYTFRALLEEQEEILIDFSEKIDEAMMLRAEFSMIRRESGFISGLVCVLHDVTEKEKDEEERRQFVSNVSHELRTPLTSMRSYIEALNDGAWQDPEVAPAFLKVTQEETNRMIRMINDLLQLSRMDANKIELKLELVNLNELFNYVIDRFDMLIKDSDKNYEIKREFTKRSIWVEIDTDRMIQVFDNILNNAMKYSPSGGTITCRLLETHKNVILSISDEGLGIPKQNLGKVFDRFYRVDKARSRAMGGSGLGLAISKESVKAHGGSIWVESEEDRGSTFFISLPYEPYEEDLWE from the coding sequence ATGAAACAGCAAAAATTACGCTTTTTTTCTTCGGTTCACTTTAAAATAGCTTTGGTCTTTGTCTTACTTTTGATGATTTCCATTCAAATTATTGGAGCTATTTTTATTCGTGAGTTAGAATCTTCAACGATTCAAACCTTCGAGGAAAATATTACGTCACAAGTCGATTCTTTAGCGACTAATTTAAGTAACGATTTAACGAAACATCAAGAAAATCCGAAAGAGAATAATCTGAAACGAACGCTTGTTGAATTTGCTAAAAGTGATATTTTAGAAGCGCGTTTAGTGGATGATAAAGGGATTGTCATTGCGACAAGTGACCCTAATCTTCAAGGTGATGTGGGTAAAAAGAATGATTATGAATCTTTTAATTCTTTCACACAAAAGAAAGAAGAGCGAAAAGACCCGGTAACTGGTGATCGTGTGTACGTGAATATTCAGCAAGTGTATTCACCCACAGGTAACGCAGTCATCGGTTTTCTTTATGTGAAAAGTGATATTGAAAGTAAGTACCGTCAAGTCAGCGATATTGCTTTAATTTTCTTCTACGCTTCGATGATTGCTTTGGTATTTTCATTGCTCATTGCTCTTTTGGTTGCTAGAACGATTACTAAACCAATTGGTGAGATGAAGCAACAAGCAGTACGGATTGCTAATGGTGATTATTCCAGACAAGTTGAGGTTTACGGGAAAGATGAGTTGGGACAATTGGGTGAGACCTTTAATGAATTGTCCGCTCGGATTGAGGAAGCACAAGAAACTATGGATGCTGAGCGGAGACGATTAGACAGCGTTCTATCTCATATGACCGATGGGGTTATTGGGACAGATCGTCGAGGTAATATTATCCTAATTAATGAAACAGCTTTGACTTTACTACAAGTTCAAATGCAAGATGTTTTAGGTGAGTCCATATTGTCTTTACTTGATATTGAAGATGACTATACATTTAGAGCTTTATTAGAAGAACAAGAAGAGATTTTGATTGATTTCTCTGAAAAAATTGACGAAGCCATGATGCTTAGAGCTGAATTTTCTATGATTCGTCGTGAGTCTGGATTTATTAGTGGATTAGTGTGTGTGCTCCATGATGTTACCGAGAAAGAAAAAGACGAAGAAGAACGTCGTCAGTTTGTATCGAATGTTTCTCATGAATTAAGAACACCCTTAACAAGTATGAGAAGTTACATTGAAGCACTCAATGATGGCGCGTGGCAAGACCCGGAAGTAGCGCCAGCTTTCTTAAAAGTGACGCAAGAAGAAACCAATCGTATGATTCGTATGATTAATGATTTACTTCAATTGTCACGAATGGATGCTAATAAAATTGAGTTAAAACTAGAATTAGTTAACTTAAATGAACTGTTTAATTATGTTATTGATCGTTTTGATATGTTGATTAAAGACAGTGATAAAAATTACGAGATTAAACGAGAATTTACGAAACGATCAATTTGGGTTGAAATTGATACGGACCGCATGATTCAAGTATTTGATAATATTTTGAATAATGCTATGAAATATTCGCCTTCTGGTGGAACGATTACCTGTCGTTTACTAGAAACACATAAAAACGTGATTTTGAGTATTTCTGATGAAGGCTTAGGGATTCCAAAGCAAAATCTTGGAAAAGTCTTTGATCGATTTTACCGAGTGGATAAAGCAAGGTCTCGTGCAATGGGTGGCTCTGGTTTAGGGCTGGCTATTTCGAAGGAATCTGTTAAAGCACATGGGGGAAGTATTTGGGTTGAAAGTGAGGAAGATAGAGGATCAACATTCTTTATTTCTTTACCATATGAACCATACGAGGAGGATCTTTGGGAATAA
- a CDS encoding type II toxin-antitoxin system PemK/MazF family toxin has product MNQNVRSNKEFSRGDIFMMNPNPTKGHEQGNYRPFIVLSEELQKFSPHMLQVAPITSQRKGYPLHVELQTLNHNVGGLVLTEHTRTIDVMAYSVSFKVIDEATTECILECKKIIDSF; this is encoded by the coding sequence ATGAATCAAAATGTTAGAAGTAACAAAGAGTTTTCACGTGGGGATATTTTTATGATGAATCCAAATCCTACGAAAGGACATGAACAAGGAAATTATCGCCCTTTTATTGTATTATCTGAAGAGCTTCAAAAATTTTCTCCCCATATGTTGCAAGTAGCTCCAATTACTAGTCAACGTAAAGGGTACCCACTTCATGTTGAACTTCAGACGTTAAACCATAATGTAGGTGGCTTAGTATTAACGGAACATACTAGAACAATTGATGTTATGGCATACTCTGTGAGTTTTAAAGTGATAGATGAGGCTACAACAGAGTGTATATTAGAATGTAAAAAGATAATTGATAGTTTTTAA